Sequence from the Spirochaetaceae bacterium genome:
GCGTCCGATTATGGTGCACCGCGCGCTGCACGGTGCCCTGGAGCGCTTCCTGGGCGTGTTGATCGAACACTACGGCGGGGCGTTTCCGATGTGGCTGGCGCCGGTGCAGGCGGTGGTGATCCCGGTCAATCCGAAGGCGTTCGCCTATGCGCAGAAGCTCACGGCGCGGTTGGACGAACACGGCTTTCGGGTGGAGGCGGACCTGAGCGACAACCGCATGGGCGCCAAGATCCGTACCGCCCAGGGCCAGAAGGTGCCGTACATGATAGTGGTCGGCGCCCGGGAGGAGGAGTCGGCTACGCTCTCCCTGCGCGCCCGCGACGGCACCCAGACCCAGGGGATGGAGTTCGCCGCCTGCATAGAGCTGTTCCGCCGCCAGGTCGACGAACGTTCGAGTTAGCGCCCCGAAACCGCCGCCTGCGGCGACGCTTCCGGCCCAACCGGCCTGTGCCTAGGAGCCTGCCGGAATCCGACAGGCTCCTAGGCGAGTACCCCGCCCGCCTCCATCGCCATTGAAATCCGTTCGCTGCGCCGTCCCGGTTCGCGGACGTGGTAGAAGCGCAGTGCACTGCGGAACCGGTTCCCGCCGGTCACCAGGTCCACCTCCACCTCGGCCACGTCGCCGGGCAGGAAGGGCCGCCGGAAGTAGGCGGTGGCGGTGCGGAAGCGGAGCCGCCCGGCATCGCCGCCGGCGCGGTGGTAGCTGAGCGCGAGGTAATCGAGGGCCTGCTGCGGATACACGTGCATGTTGATGTGCAGGTTGGAATCGGAGCGATCCATGTGATAGACCAGCGGCAGGGTGTGGCGGGAGAGCTGCTCGCCGGCCCCCGCGCTGCAGCGAAACGACTCGATGGGGCGGTGCCCGAGGTCGCCGTCGCGGAGCGGGTGCTCGGCGAGGAAGCCGAGCCCCGCCGGCACTTCGGCAATGCGGTGTTCGCCGGCCGGCGCGTACGGCCGGGTCAGCGCCATCCATATTTCCGAGCTGCCGAGCGTGGTCCCGGCCGCGCGCCGGGGGGCGATGAGCGAGCAGTTCATGACCAGGTGGGCACGGCGCAGCGCGCCGCCGGCATGGCGCGTGGTCACCAGCCGGATCCGATAGTGCTGCTGCATCGGCGTGCCGAGTGCGATCCGTCCGGGGCGGGCGGCGAGGCTCATCATGTGCGGGATCGGGGCCACGCCGTCGCCGCGGTTCGGATCGTAGGTCCAGTGCGGCCTGAGCACCCGGCGCAGCCCCGGGCCGATGGTGTCGGCGAGGCGGATGGTGATCAACTCGCCGCCCATGTTGAGCAGGTGCCACTCGACGACGTGCTCCACCACGTCGTCCAGGCTGGCGAGTGGTTCAGATGGCAAGGATTGCGCGCGCTTCGTCCGGGGTTGCGACCTCGTGCTGCAGCTTGCCGATCAGGCTTGCCGCGACGTCGACCATCTCCGCGTTGCTGCTCAGGAGCCGGCCGCGGCGCAGGTAGATGTTGTCCTCGAAGCCGACCCGTACGTGGCCGCCGAGGATGATCGCCATGGTGATCATCGGGAGCTGGTGGCGTCCGACGCCGAGCACCGACCACGGCACGTCCGCGGGCAGCAGGCTCTTCATGAACAGCAGGTTTTCCGGGCTCGCCTCGATGCCCCAGCCCGCGCCCATGCAGATCTGCACGAACGGGGGCGGCGCGAACAGCCCTTCATCGATCAGGACACGCGCCTGGCGCACGTGGCCGGCGTCGAATACTTCGATCTCCGGTTTTACGCCGGCCTCGCGCATGCGCTGCGCCGCGGCGCGCCCCCACTCGGGCGGATTCAGGAACACCCGCTGACCGAAGTTCATGGAGCCGACGTCCAGAGAACAGATGTCCGGTTTCAACGTGACCGGTTCCAGGCGCTCTTCGATGATGTTCTTGCCCGGTATGTTCAAACCGCTCGTGGTCAGGTTGATCAGCATGTCGCACTTCTCGCGAATGCGATCCACCACCTCCGCAAACAGCTCCAGGCGTGAATTCGGTATCCCGGTTTCCGGGTCGCGCACGTGGACGTGGACTATGGCCGCCCCCGCCCGGTGGCTTTCGACAGCCGCCTCCGCGATCTCCTTCGGCGAGTAGGGGACGGCCGGATTCATCTCCTTGGTGGGGTTCGACCCACACACGGCAACGGATATGATTTTCTTGGCCATGAGTGGAGTCCGGTGTATCACAGACTGCGGCCGGCGGCAACCGCGCCGCGGGCGGTAGGGGCGGTAGGCGGGGATGGCGGGGATGGCGGGGATGGCGGGGATGGCGGGGATGGCGGGGTGTCAGCGCGAACCGCGCATGGCGCGCAGGAAGTAGCGCACCTTGTCGGCGAGCGAAATCGCCAGAATCACCGCCGTCGCCAGTTCGGCGGTCAGCAGGATGCCGGCGGCGACGGCCGCCGGCGGATGCGGTGCTCCCGAGGCGTGCACCAGCAGCTCGGCAGTGACCAGCGCCATTGCGGCGGCCACCGAGATCTTGCCCCAGGTGGTGGGCCGGGGGGTATGGTCGCGGCGGCGGAACTTGATCACCGCCACGGCGATGGCGTTGAGCACCAATCGCACGATCAGCAGCGCCGCCAGCCACGCCGGCATGATGCCCCGCGCCGCCAGCAGCCCGGCCAGGGCGAGCAGCGCCAGGTAGTCGCTGCCGGAGTCGAGGTAGCCGCCGACCGTGGTCACCTGGCCGCGGCGACGTGCCAAGGCGCCGTCCAGCAGGTCGGTCAGGAAGATTGCCGCGGTGATCGTAACCAGCGCGGGTGCCGCGTCGGGGCGCGGTCCGTAACCCCACAGCAGGGCGAGCGTGGGTATCGAGCTGAGGCGCAGGAGCGTCAGTGCGTTGGGCAGCGTCAGGCGGGCGATCCGGCGGTGCGGTGGGGGATCTACCGGCTGGAACTCCTCGTGCCGCCAGAACAGCAATCCGCCGACGAGCGCGTGAAACAGCACCGTTGCGACCGCGAACCAGTCCCAGCTTGCCGACACCGGGGCCAGTGCCCGGTACATTACGACCTGCAGCACCGCGAGTGCGAGCAGTACCGACAGGAGCTGCTGCGGCAAGCCGCGCTGCCGGGCCGGCCAGGCAGCGAACAGCGGACGCAGATACCAGTACAGCGAACCCAATGAGGCGGTGACCATCAGCGTCAGGGTCACCAGCACCACGCTCTCTACCAGCTCGGCCGGGGGCGCGTGCTGCTGCGGCAGGGAGAGCAGTGCGAGCAAGCCGACTACGCCGGTGTACTGCAGGACGGTCTTGATCTTGCCGGACAGTCTGGCGCCGTGATCCAGCCCGAGACGCACCGATGCCGGCCTGATGATCAGGTACATGGCCGCCTCGCGGGACAGAAACAGTGCGAACAGCCATGCCGGCGCGAGGCCGGAGCGGGTAAACGCGCCGAGTATGCACAGGAACAGGAAAAAGTCGGCGAATGCATCGATCCAGCGTCCGAACTCGTCGGCCGGCGCCGGCGCGGGGCCTTGGGGATCTGCGGTGGCGGCCAGTTGTCTGGCACGCCGGGCCGCGGCGCCGTCGAGGTAGTCG
This genomic interval carries:
- a CDS encoding 3-keto-5-aminohexanoate cleavage protein yields the protein MAKKIISVAVCGSNPTKEMNPAVPYSPKEIAEAAVESHRAGAAIVHVHVRDPETGIPNSRLELFAEVVDRIREKCDMLINLTTSGLNIPGKNIIEERLEPVTLKPDICSLDVGSMNFGQRVFLNPPEWGRAAAQRMREAGVKPEIEVFDAGHVRQARVLIDEGLFAPPPFVQICMGAGWGIEASPENLLFMKSLLPADVPWSVLGVGRHQLPMITMAIILGGHVRVGFEDNIYLRRGRLLSSNAEMVDVAASLIGKLQHEVATPDEARAILAI
- a CDS encoding CDP-alcohol phosphatidyltransferase family protein — its product is MARRQASPSSTSARARLLRLAANALSLSRLVMGTGAFFVLSGVPGSLFGVPGSIARPTPAAALAALALVLAASLTDYLDGAAARRARQLAATADPQGPAPAPADEFGRWIDAFADFFLFLCILGAFTRSGLAPAWLFALFLSREAAMYLIIRPASVRLGLDHGARLSGKIKTVLQYTGVVGLLALLSLPQQHAPPAELVESVVLVTLTLMVTASLGSLYWYLRPLFAAWPARQRGLPQQLLSVLLALAVLQVVMYRALAPVSASWDWFAVATVLFHALVGGLLFWRHEEFQPVDPPPHRRIARLTLPNALTLLRLSSIPTLALLWGYGPRPDAAPALVTITAAIFLTDLLDGALARRRGQVTTVGGYLDSGSDYLALLALAGLLAARGIMPAWLAALLIVRLVLNAIAVAVIKFRRRDHTPRPTTWGKISVAAAMALVTAELLVHASGAPHPPAAVAAGILLTAELATAVILAISLADKVRYFLRAMRGSR